GGGGACCCAGGGgaaaagggtggggtggggcagatcTTGCCAAGGCCCCTCCATGCTCCAGTGTCATCGTGGTCTAGGCGTCCCCCTGGGGCTCTGTACTTGTCCGGATCTTCTCGTAGACAGTGTGGATGGTCAAAGTACACTCCGGGTTATGTGAATGGCAGCTGCCCTTCTCCCTGTCTTTCTACAATTCAAGCAGAGTTTAGGAGTGGTCTTGGTCAATTTCTAAGCATTAGGCAGATGGGTCAGTCAAGCTACATCTCTTCATGAGCTTCTTGTACTCAACTAGGTAATTCTGGCTCTCAAAACTGATAACGCCCCAAAGTATAGCTTCAGCACAGACCTCTCTCTTGAACACTGCAGAATCTTTGCACTGCTCTGTCTTCTACCCAGTAtgctatctctctctctccactctaAGACTTCCACTTTGCTCACTCCCTCATCTCTTTCAGGGTCTCTCTTCTTCGTGAGGTTTCCCCTGACAGCCTTAATTAAAATCACATCCTACCCATGCATCtctcttttctgctttattttctcataaCACTTATCATCGTCTAGCACTTCATAGTTTGCTTATTGATTCGTCATTCTCCCCTCCCTCAATCTagaatgtatattctgtgagGCCAAGGACTTTTCATGTTTTGTAGACTTCTGTAGCCCAGATCAGAACAATTCAGGGAACACAGTAgacactcaatgaatatttgatgAACAAATTTATAAATCACCTTGACTGCTCTCGTTGCAAAAGtactttgaaaaactgaaaagcatCAGGTAAATGtaagttattattattgtaatcctcattttatgaaagaagaaactgaggcacagggaggaaaGTGATTTTCTAGGATTGATCAAGAAGTCTGTGTCACAAACttattttacaaaatagaaacagactcacagacatagaaaacaaatttatggttaccaaagggaaaagggggtgggggagggataaatttgacatttgggattaacagatacaaactactatatatagaatggataaacaacaaggtcctactgtatagcacaggggactatattcaatatcttgtaataaaccataatggaaaagaatctgaaaaagaatctgtctcaatctctgtctctatctctatctctatcattGTCTctgtctatatctgtatctatatatctatctatatctgaatcacttggctgtacaacagaaactaacgcaacattgtaaatcaactatacttcaattaaaaaaaatctgtgtcagAGCTGGGCCTCACATCCATTTCTGCACTTAACTCCCTGTCTCCTTGAAGGGAATTTATGTTCTCCATCAGACTGAGagctccccaagggcagggaCTGATGTGGCAGGGGCTTCAGGACAAGGTTGTGTATCTGGGTCAGATGTTGCGTGTCTGGGTCAGATGTTGCCTGATCTGTTTCTCTATCCCAAAGCCACGTATTGCTCCCCTCCTGTGCTTCTCTGGTAGGGGTATTAGGGTTTGGGTAACAATGAACTATATCCTGAGTCCCCCTGAGGCCCAGGTTAGGTAGGGACATAACTGAGAGGGACTGACGTGGGAAGTCACAGTGTGGCAGGCACTGAGGCAGTTGGGGACACTGCACGGAACACTAGGCTGGGAATGAAGACACCCCCATCCTGTCTTGTGCTTGCCATGGTTCTCTGATAAGTCCAAGTGTTCCCTCTGTGTCTCACTTTCCCCCACTATGACCTGCTGGGACTGGACTGGGTCCTGATGTTTTGTGGAGCAATGATCTAGCATTGTCCCCTCTTTAGGGAAGTCAAGGATGAGAGAGGAGAGGACCTGGCCACTGGCTACTCCTGGGCATCCTGACAGCAGCTCTACTTGCTTCTCCTCTGCTCACCATTTTAGCCCAGTAGTTCTCAACGGATGGGACCAGGAGTATCGgcatcacttgggaacttgttagaaatgcaggttctCAGGTCTGCCTTAGACCCATTGAATCAAAAACTCCGGGAGTGGGCCCAGCAAACTTTATCTTACCAAGCCCTTCAGGCGTTCCCGATGCGAGCTCCGTTTGAGGACCATTGCTTCTGGGAAGTCCCTGAGgtgtcctctcctcctcctgctaGTCCTGTCTCCTGCTCTTCCCCCCGGTGAAATCATTCCAGCTGTGACCATAGCACCAATTCGCAACTAAGGGCAAATAGCCACATGAGATGCTCTCCCAGGGACATCTCATCAGCAGAGGTATCAAAGCCTTTACGCAAAGAGGTGATATTGATGGCAGGATCTCAGGCAGGTAGGAGGGAGAGAGActtcaggaaggagggaggaggaaacgGGCCTTTCCTGATGCTTCTCAGATTCTTGGGTTTGCCCTATATCCAGGCCCTGCTAGTGTGCCCTACTTTTATTTCCTTGGGGCTTATATAGGTGACAGGGTCTACCAGACACCTGGTCGTTTACACTTTTGCCTCTTCCGCTTTGCCATCCCTCCTCCTTGGGTGGTAGCAAGGATCTGATGAGGCTGTGGACGTATGAGTGGGGTATGTTCCCCATCAGTGGTTTCCTCCCTTTGCCCCTCAGCTCCCAGCATGTTGTGGGCACCCAGGCACAGCAACCATATTGTCCAAAGCAAGGACTGGACCCAGAACTTGATGGGAAGCAGAATACTCTGGACTTCCCAGGACTCACTGTCTCTGAGCACATATCAGTTGACCCTAATTTGACTCCCTTAGACCCACCTTAGGGTGTCTCAGGAAGCTGATCTCTTCATAGGCAGGGTCATGGCTGTTGGCCACACCAGTCTGAAGGTTAGCAGATTCCACTGTGAGAAGGACCTGGGGAGTAGCTGCTGAGCCTGGCACCACTGGCAGGAGAGTGGACCCACCTGTATATAGCAGATGCTAATGAGAATGGATGGAACTCGTGGTGACCCCACATCAGCCCTTGGGTGAGAGCAGCCATTGCTCTCTGGTTCATAGCATCAGGTCCCAGACCCCTGTCCTGTCCCTGCCTTCCTCCACCCTTCCTTTCTGGGCATGCATACAGCTCCCACCCCCAGCATTGCTCTACCCCAGGCTTCTACCAGGAATGATTCACAAGAGAGGTCAGTGAGCCTCTATCTGACCATTGCCCTGCCACCTTCCCTGGGGTCTCCATCTACTCCTTTCCCCCCGATCCACTCCCATCCCAGGGCTCCCCTCAGGGTCTACCCAGCACCTGCCTCTCCCAGTGTGCATCTTCTTTCTCATCCAGATCCACACTCCAGCCACTAGGCTCACCGTCAGAACCACGAGAAGGATGCCTCTCCAAAGCCAGTTGCTCTGAACAGAACCTGGAGTCAAAGGCCAGTGTCAGATCTGCCTCAGTCAGGCCTGTTGGGTAGGCAGTTGGGAGGAGGTGGGGTCACCCTGGCTCAGAGCCTGTATCCCAAGTGTACATCCTTGATGCAACCCTGACAGGTTTCCTCCTTTCTAGTCTCTCTACACACTAGCCGCTGTTACTTTAATGTTTCTTCACCAGGCTTTCTGTCCCATTTCTGCACAGGAACCTCAGAGGCTCCCATTAGCTGCGTGTGCCATTGCTCATCCCCTCAGCCTGCCCCTTTTCTCTTCTCAGACTCCcagaagaaaaatacattctAAGAGGAAGAAGGGATAAAAAACTCTGGGGTCACCAGACCTCAGGGTATGTCCTTTTCTCTGTTTGGGATGTCTTTTCCGCTATGCCACAagaaaactcctattcatccttcaaggcccatcTCAAGTGTTCCCTTATCTGTGATGCCTTTCTCAACTCGGGCAgcagttacttaacttttttcttccttccatcctttctccctccctccctccctcctttccttctttctttcataccCAAACCATGTATTTTGTATTTGCTCCAACTTTAGCATTTAACATCTGTTTTTACGTTTAGAAATTTACTCCTCCCCTTCTTTGAGCTATTTTCTGATAATTACTGACATATTATGTGTCATGTACTGTGTTGATAGCTCTATGtagattatttcttttcattatcacaacagccctatgaagtaGATACAATTATTATCCATATTATGGAAAAGCTACAAAAATTAAGTAagttgtccagggtcacacagccagtgtgtGGTGAAGCCCCCACTGcagtaagttccttgagggcaggggcttaTCTTATTTTTCACTGAGCCTTTCCCCCATCACCAGCACCTAGTAGGCACTCAGTGTGAGGGTTGAATGCTGAGTGAGtgaggaaatgagaagaaagggACTGTTTAGACGAGAGCCCCACCTGAGCAAGCAGAGGTCAGGAAGGCATTGGTGGGACGGGGCAGCTGAACTGGTAATTACACCTCTTTTTTAACATCAGTTGTTCCTGCTCTGTAGCCCTCAGGATAGTAGGGGATTTGGTACTTTATGACGCCAGGGCCTGAAGCTCCTTCATAAGGGTTCCCACCCCTGTAACCTACCCAGTACAGTCCCTTTATGTGGCCGAGGTGATACTCTAGGCTGATGGGGGAAGGGTGGTAACTGGGTGTAGTGACCCCAGGTGCTCACACTACTCAGAGGAGGGCTGAACTGTGGTTTATGTACTCAGAGGTGCTAGCCATCCTTTGAATGGGCAAGTCTGGTATGCAGCAAAAAACGGGCATCTATCAGCCTGGACGTGCTATGCAAGTCCTGCCCATCCAGGGTTGGGGCCAGAGTCAGGGGCATGGGAGAattccagggctgggggcagggtacCCTGAGTTCCTCAGTCTTTACTCCTCGAATCCTTCTCCTCCCCTGCTTGGATTCTTATGTGTAATTCAGCCTCCCAGGGTCCTTGATGCTGGGAAAGGGGGTGCACACAAGCCAGTCCCACATTTATGTTCTGGGTGATGCATTAGTCTCCATATATTGGTCCAACTTCTGGACTTGCAGGTTTGAAGACTACAATGAGACTATGGCCATTCACTGAGGTGGGGACTTTTTGGTTGCATCACATAAACTGCCTTAAAATGTCCCTCAGTCCCCCCATTTCCCCCAAGTCCTCCCAGTCTTGCTCTCCCCTGGTCTCTGCTGGCCCATTTTCATCACTTTCCTAGCAGATCGCACTCACCCCTCTGTGGACAGATGTCCTCCAGGTGTAAGGTTGCGTTCTTCTCATCCGCGGGGTTGCTGACCACACAGGTGAGGCGGCTGTTGAAGTGGCTGAGGGGCAGGCTCAGGCTCAGGTTCCGGGAGCTGCGGGCTGGCCCCAGCGTCCCTCTCTGCTCCAGCTCCCTGGGGAGGCCCTGGCTCAGCCAGGTCACTGTCAGGTTCCCTGTGTTTCCTGGGGTCCCACACTCTAGactgacgttgcaccagcctgatgtGTTAGATGATGAATGAATCtggatctgggggtgggggatgggctcTGGGGTGAGAGGGGACAAAAGAGAAACTGAGCTTCAGGGTTAGAAGCTCATCCAAGTATATCACCTCTCTCACCTATATGATGCATCTGTGTAGGTTTCTAACTATAGGCCTGGGGAAGGAACCTACTCTCCCTGGACTAAGAGGTTCTGATTCCCAGCCCACAGACAGATGGTTGAGTCCCTTCCATGCTCAGTTAAGTCTAGATAACTAAATTATCATGATGTATatgataattatataattatacgtatacatgataatatatatgattaccatatattattgta
Above is a window of Balaenoptera acutorostrata chromosome 1, mBalAcu1.1, whole genome shotgun sequence DNA encoding:
- the LOC103018261 gene encoding uncharacterized protein LOC103018261 isoform X2 translates to MDCLCSRWFPTQTLMLQISLVLEPIPHPQIQIHSSSNTSGWCNVSLECGTPGNTGNLTVTWLSQGLPRELEQRGTLGPARSSRNLSLSLPLSHFNSRLTCVVSNPADEKNATLHLEDICPQRGSVQSNWLWRGILLVVLTVSLVAGVWIWMRKKMHTGRGGSTLLPVVPGSAATPQVLLTVESANLQTGVANSHDPAYEEISFLRHPKKDREKGSCHSHNPECTLTIHTVYEKIRTSTEPQGDA
- the LOC103018261 gene encoding SLAM family member 6-like isoform X1; this translates as MDCLCSRWFPTQTLMLQISLVLALPSPDSQTIKDPSSSCTLKRILGGSVQLRLNSSLGPNIREIEWNWDSEDDEKPQLLVSWRPNTPNPDWYDLEEKHKHRFNVTEMAFLSIRNLTLEMSGLYTAKIKFHSGKSQEEVFRLCLYEPIPHPQIQIHSSSNTSGWCNVSLECGTPGNTGNLTVTWLSQGLPRELEQRGTLGPARSSRNLSLSLPLSHFNSRLTCVVSNPADEKNATLHLEDICPQRGSVQSNWLWRGILLVVLTVSLVAGVWIWMRKKMHTGRGGSTLLPVVPGSAATPQVLLTVESANLQTGVANSHDPAYEEISFLRHPKKDREKGSCHSHNPECTLTIHTVYEKIRTSTEPQGDA